Proteins from a single region of Flavobacterium sp. YJ01:
- a CDS encoding ATP-binding protein translates to MTAEKDFIVRIENPYGFSSGLVYSPNSQSELVYVFTARHALVGDEGIPCESTEVTVGFLIDNEWSTYRLQKGDIILIGENNATEDIAILVIKKPSLPVMLNYDRCPEICQVPAKGHELEITGFPKVVLNELKRTLHHLKPLKDRDYERQIQIEVSDPLTGEYNDDNLVEGYSGSPVFVKLKDKYFCCGLFLGYETKNKRILGIDLSLVNNLLASRSLPLLSLLQIETDYTILEAAEKLNENSFRVLSRIRDSVGKVNLPRTEISAAALEVIRNGKLAIFTGKPGTGKSALVKKILDGLKNDFEIFAFQGEQLDKKSIEEIFADKPFCFGISLSEVLDSPLFVKKKIFLIDSIEKILETDNAETILDFFELLFKREDITLVFTCRSYAAEHLKIRFLRQFPAFPDFDVPALDSAELECIAGSYPVLSTLTKNKSILQVLQIPFNLDKAVSLPQNSVNDDIDTETAFKQIMWEYVIEGREKESDPRKRHLRGETFMEIALKRASAMSAYATVEHARADILHELTADHIIDPEPVYRRSFAAAHDIYEDWALTRHIDSNYLQYIAQEDNYGVFYDAIGTAPAVRRAFRIWISEKIQAADGSAGRLVKSTLNDAAIQNYWKDEILVAVMQSHDSGDFLRENKDFLFLDGFKYFRRIIFLVRVACQKPDFSLLNAFDVDKRTQVYHNINLVPYGEVWGNLIEFIFLNLNLLQSQMKLILSMLLQWEKGLKKNGPFPAESEHAAKILIWFYSNFTSGGSPEQGSAKTENLENGILMLFRLSDFVKDDLKSLIEDAFSNKNRDDDFEIGNLYDKILEYVLDGYEGQKICKNYPELVIQIAESKWFYYPPTPEQIAEMKRQSILGPYHRSMMHSEQDFGFRRSTERHYSPGSPYETPILNLLLYSPFATADFLVKLLNHAADSYIRSDFGRDNEFLHPADHRSQITFIMPDGREIKQHASPSLWMMFRGTYFNSPDVLKSCLMAAECYLLQIGRDIKENKHDQYTKFLKASWDYIFEAFLSRCNSVMGSAVLISVANEHMDLAGRRIFPLLKIREIYHLDFHRCLKESEAYSPLSYKKHRQLRHLQLQNFQQLNHRSKSIEDLVMNLSFGEFQTEIFEIIDDFYLENPTDQNWRFALARIDRRKFRIVKEVENGYLLETELEDDLQKVVEDNKIMQEENHTVSYAAYWCMQKLKHEAVEEDSYEKWAELCKISLDAQDNKNISKMHKQPVLLAAMGIRDFYSSLSAAEKEWCETKVNELFKYELFENRLELDFMNSRHTVYETEAAFSVIPILMLKSEETEKKTYKQNILYYLTHFHKRSEHDSLRASINSCLWKHDPGFVLNCVCCIVEYSKFSHLKHRLEHLSAYRSYKKNIFYFIKKSFYRINLKINPHYKPKGRIAGHIKFNEALKQYRASFDAIMDKVTQEAAPAYIAIPDYQTNAGDWLFEALKLVPAETELKILQDYFKNVLNYIFETFAKDYDPYDDTIHHSLQQFFQEKFALFLLSQREDAAIECFKALIDWAFADGAKTLYRNKRYEFTVKCLEEVVNQFLNDGSKASNFWILWSYLSHKILTAQAFIFDKPFLFNHRILFLTHLDWNPLENKKHFFETIILKGGDLESAGRLTAGIGFEELMPDAVSWLAERIKKEWPGNKDWDFYLEKIIIQTYYDGRRRKEITASARLRNDFIALLDKLIDQSASSTAYIIREDFISSKGLA, encoded by the coding sequence ATGACAGCAGAGAAAGATTTTATAGTCCGCATAGAAAATCCCTATGGATTCAGCAGCGGATTGGTTTATTCGCCAAACAGCCAATCAGAACTGGTCTATGTGTTTACTGCCAGACATGCCCTGGTTGGAGACGAGGGGATTCCATGCGAATCTACTGAGGTAACCGTCGGATTTCTTATTGATAATGAATGGTCTACCTATAGACTGCAGAAAGGAGATATAATATTAATTGGAGAAAATAATGCAACTGAAGATATAGCCATACTGGTAATCAAAAAGCCATCTCTTCCCGTAATGCTTAACTATGATAGATGCCCTGAAATCTGCCAAGTGCCGGCTAAAGGACATGAACTTGAGATAACCGGTTTTCCCAAAGTGGTTCTTAATGAACTAAAAAGAACACTGCACCATTTGAAGCCGCTTAAAGATCGAGATTACGAAAGGCAGATACAGATTGAAGTATCAGATCCACTGACCGGGGAGTACAATGACGACAACCTTGTGGAAGGCTATTCCGGAAGTCCGGTATTTGTTAAGCTCAAAGATAAGTATTTCTGCTGCGGTTTATTTCTTGGCTATGAGACAAAAAACAAAAGAATATTAGGGATCGATCTTTCTCTGGTAAATAATCTTCTGGCATCAAGATCGCTGCCCCTGCTATCATTACTGCAGATAGAGACAGACTATACTATTCTGGAAGCAGCTGAAAAGCTTAATGAGAATTCTTTCAGGGTGCTTTCAAGAATAAGAGACAGCGTTGGAAAAGTCAACCTGCCGAGGACCGAAATTTCAGCCGCTGCTTTGGAAGTCATAAGAAACGGCAAGCTGGCAATATTTACAGGAAAGCCGGGAACCGGAAAATCAGCGCTGGTTAAGAAGATTTTGGACGGATTAAAAAATGATTTTGAAATATTTGCCTTTCAGGGCGAGCAGCTGGACAAAAAAAGTATCGAAGAGATATTTGCTGATAAGCCCTTCTGCTTTGGGATTTCCCTTTCAGAGGTTCTTGATTCCCCGCTATTCGTTAAAAAGAAAATTTTCCTTATAGACAGTATCGAAAAAATACTCGAAACGGATAATGCTGAGACAATATTGGATTTTTTTGAACTGCTTTTTAAAAGAGAGGATATTACATTAGTGTTTACCTGCAGGAGCTATGCGGCCGAGCATTTAAAAATCCGTTTTTTAAGGCAGTTTCCTGCTTTTCCCGATTTTGATGTGCCAGCGCTTGATTCGGCGGAGCTGGAATGTATTGCAGGTAGCTATCCGGTGCTGAGCACCTTAACAAAAAATAAATCCATTTTGCAAGTTCTCCAGATTCCTTTTAATCTGGATAAGGCAGTGTCTTTACCGCAGAATTCGGTAAATGATGATATTGATACTGAAACAGCGTTCAAACAGATCATGTGGGAATATGTGATTGAAGGGCGCGAAAAGGAATCAGATCCGCGAAAAAGACATTTGCGCGGCGAGACATTTATGGAAATTGCCCTGAAGAGGGCATCGGCCATGAGCGCATATGCAACTGTTGAGCACGCACGTGCTGACATACTTCACGAGCTGACCGCTGACCATATTATTGATCCCGAACCGGTGTACAGAAGAAGCTTCGCGGCAGCTCATGACATCTATGAGGACTGGGCACTGACAAGGCATATTGACAGCAATTATCTGCAATACATTGCCCAAGAGGACAATTACGGCGTTTTTTATGATGCAATAGGAACCGCTCCAGCAGTCCGACGAGCCTTCAGAATATGGATATCAGAAAAAATACAGGCAGCGGACGGATCTGCCGGCCGGCTTGTAAAATCAACCCTTAACGATGCGGCAATCCAAAACTACTGGAAGGATGAAATTTTAGTCGCCGTTATGCAGTCGCACGACAGCGGTGATTTTTTGCGTGAGAACAAGGATTTTCTATTTTTGGATGGGTTTAAATATTTCAGAAGGATAATTTTTTTAGTTCGGGTTGCCTGCCAGAAGCCGGATTTTTCCCTCCTAAATGCGTTTGATGTGGACAAAAGGACTCAGGTATATCACAATATAAATCTGGTTCCCTATGGTGAAGTATGGGGCAATCTCATTGAATTTATTTTCTTAAACCTGAATCTGCTGCAGTCCCAGATGAAGTTGATACTTTCAATGCTGCTGCAGTGGGAGAAAGGCTTGAAAAAAAACGGACCGTTTCCTGCCGAGTCAGAGCATGCGGCTAAAATTTTAATATGGTTTTACAGTAATTTTACATCAGGCGGCTCACCTGAGCAGGGAAGTGCTAAAACCGAGAATCTTGAAAATGGAATATTAATGCTTTTCCGTCTGTCCGATTTTGTCAAAGATGATTTGAAATCATTAATAGAGGATGCATTTAGTAATAAAAACAGGGACGATGATTTTGAAATCGGCAATCTCTATGATAAAATTTTAGAATATGTCCTTGACGGGTACGAAGGTCAGAAAATATGCAAAAATTACCCTGAACTTGTCATTCAAATTGCAGAAAGCAAATGGTTTTATTATCCGCCGACTCCTGAGCAGATTGCGGAAATGAAGAGGCAGTCCATTCTGGGGCCCTATCACCGATCGATGATGCACAGTGAACAGGATTTCGGGTTCAGAAGGAGCACAGAAAGACATTATTCCCCTGGGAGCCCTTATGAAACGCCTATATTGAACCTTCTGCTGTATTCGCCGTTTGCAACTGCAGATTTTTTAGTAAAGCTATTAAATCATGCTGCCGATTCCTATATCAGGTCCGATTTCGGCCGAGACAATGAATTTCTGCATCCTGCTGACCACCGTTCGCAGATAACCTTTATAATGCCAGACGGAAGAGAGATTAAACAGCATGCCAGCCCTTCATTATGGATGATGTTCAGGGGAACCTATTTTAATTCGCCTGATGTCCTGAAATCATGCCTAATGGCAGCCGAGTGCTATCTGCTGCAGATCGGCCGAGATATAAAAGAGAACAAGCATGACCAGTATACTAAATTTTTGAAGGCTTCCTGGGACTACATTTTTGAGGCTTTTTTAAGCAGATGCAACAGCGTCATGGGGTCGGCGGTGCTTATAAGTGTCGCTAATGAGCATATGGATCTTGCCGGAAGAAGAATTTTTCCTCTATTGAAAATAAGGGAGATTTACCATTTGGATTTCCACAGATGCCTTAAAGAATCAGAAGCCTACAGTCCTCTGAGCTATAAAAAGCACCGCCAGCTGCGTCATCTGCAGCTGCAGAATTTCCAACAACTCAATCATAGAAGCAAGAGCATTGAAGATTTGGTTATGAACTTGAGTTTTGGAGAGTTTCAAACTGAAATCTTTGAAATCATAGATGATTTTTATCTGGAAAACCCGACAGACCAAAACTGGCGTTTTGCACTTGCGCGCATCGACCGCAGAAAATTTAGAATAGTAAAAGAAGTTGAAAACGGATATCTATTAGAAACAGAATTGGAAGATGACTTACAAAAGGTTGTCGAGGATAATAAAATAATGCAGGAAGAGAACCATACCGTTTCTTATGCGGCATACTGGTGCATGCAGAAATTAAAGCATGAAGCCGTTGAAGAGGATAGTTATGAAAAATGGGCGGAACTCTGTAAAATATCTCTGGATGCCCAAGATAATAAAAACATCTCCAAAATGCATAAGCAGCCTGTGCTGTTGGCAGCAATGGGAATCAGGGATTTCTATTCATCATTAAGCGCAGCAGAAAAAGAATGGTGTGAAACTAAAGTAAACGAGCTGTTTAAATACGAACTCTTCGAAAATAGGCTGGAGCTGGATTTTATGAATTCAAGACACACGGTGTATGAGACAGAAGCTGCCTTTTCTGTAATTCCAATTTTGATGCTCAAGTCGGAGGAGACGGAAAAAAAGACGTACAAGCAGAATATTCTTTATTACTTAACGCATTTTCATAAAAGATCCGAGCACGATTCCCTGCGGGCTTCAATTAACAGCTGCCTATGGAAGCATGATCCCGGTTTTGTATTAAACTGTGTATGCTGTATTGTAGAATATTCAAAATTCTCCCATCTTAAACACAGGCTGGAACATTTAAGCGCATATAGATCCTATAAAAAAAATATCTTTTATTTTATAAAAAAGTCATTTTACAGAATAAACTTAAAAATAAATCCTCATTATAAACCCAAAGGCCGCATTGCGGGACATATTAAATTTAATGAAGCCTTAAAACAATACAGAGCATCTTTTGATGCCATTATGGATAAAGTCACTCAAGAAGCGGCTCCCGCATATATTGCAATTCCCGATTATCAGACAAATGCAGGGGACTGGCTGTTTGAAGCCTTGAAACTGGTGCCGGCTGAAACAGAACTCAAGATCCTGCAGGACTATTTCAAAAATGTCTTAAATTACATTTTTGAAACCTTTGCAAAAGATTACGATCCATATGACGACACGATTCATCATTCCCTGCAGCAGTTTTTTCAAGAAAAATTTGCCCTGTTTTTGCTCAGCCAGCGTGAAGATGCTGCAATTGAGTGCTTTAAAGCATTAATTGACTGGGCTTTCGCAGATGGCGCAAAAACCTTATATAGAAATAAAAGATATGAATTTACCGTTAAGTGCCTAGAAGAAGTGGTAAACCAGTTTTTAAATGATGGATCCAAAGCGTCAAATTTCTGGATTTTATGGAGTTATTTAAGCCATAAGATTTTGACGGCTCAGGCATTTATTTTTGACAAACCTTTTCTATTCAACCATCGCATATTGTTCTTAACGCATTTAGATTGGAATCCCCTAGAAAATAAAAAGCATTTTTTTGAAACCATTATACTGAAGGGGGGAGACCTTGAGTCCGCCGGGAGATTAACTGCCGGCATTGGATTTGAGGAATTAATGCCTGACGCTGTCAGCTGGCTGGCCGAACGCATTAAAAAAGAGTGGCCCGGAAATAAAGACTGGGATTTTTATCTTGAAAAAATTATTATCCAGACCTATTATGACGGCCGCAGGAGAAAGGAAATCACGGCATCTGCCAGATTAAGGAATGATTTTATTGCACTGCTGGACAAGCTGATCGATCAGAGCGCTTCTTCTACAGCTTATATAATCCGTGAAGATTTCATATCTTCAAAAGGCCTGGCGTAA
- a CDS encoding DUF1810 domain-containing protein, producing the protein MDLDEGIERFLRAQENVHKQALDEIKKGKKQSHWMWFVFPQIRGLGFTDYNIYFGLKDLTEAVQYLNDPVLGKRLVEISEAVLALDGKSALEVFGRPDQRKLKSCMTLFSLIPGADPVFQKVLEKYYSGQLDDKTMAVLEAQSQ; encoded by the coding sequence ATGGATTTGGATGAAGGCATTGAAAGATTTCTGCGGGCACAGGAAAATGTGCATAAGCAGGCACTGGATGAAATAAAAAAAGGAAAAAAGCAGAGCCATTGGATGTGGTTTGTATTTCCCCAGATCAGAGGCCTGGGATTTACGGACTATAACATATATTTTGGATTGAAGGACCTTACTGAAGCCGTGCAGTATCTGAATGATCCCGTACTGGGAAAACGGCTGGTCGAAATTTCAGAAGCGGTTCTGGCGCTGGATGGTAAAAGCGCATTGGAAGTTTTCGGCAGGCCTGACCAGCGCAAGCTCAAGTCCTGCATGACCCTGTTCAGCCTGATTCCCGGCGCAGATCCTGTTTTCCAGAAAGTATTGGAAAAATATTATAGCGGCCAGTTGGATGATAAAACCATGGCAGTATTGGAGGCGCAAAGCCAGTAG
- a CDS encoding SOS response-associated peptidase: MCYYTQQNASIEDLKRRFNAELDNEETYLQSDFINGFSHPNIPVILNSSPHLITTDYTWGLLPSWAKDIEFRKNTLNARIESIDEKASFKNITHNRCLIIASAYYEWHWNDQKGKSKDRYQINSQDDEIFTFAGLYSSWTDPVTDEIKNTYTMVTTKANDLMQYIHNHKLRMPIMLKRQDESAWLDQSVKIEDFAFPYQGNLIGFQI; the protein is encoded by the coding sequence ATGTGCTATTATACCCAGCAGAATGCCTCTATAGAAGATCTCAAAAGACGATTTAACGCCGAGCTCGATAATGAGGAGACCTACCTGCAGTCTGACTTCATAAATGGGTTTTCCCATCCCAATATTCCTGTCATACTCAATTCCTCTCCGCATCTGATCACAACGGATTATACATGGGGCCTGCTGCCGTCATGGGCAAAGGATATCGAGTTCAGGAAAAACACGCTCAATGCAAGGATTGAAAGCATAGACGAAAAGGCCTCCTTCAAAAATATCACCCATAACCGCTGCCTGATAATCGCCTCTGCCTATTACGAGTGGCATTGGAATGACCAGAAGGGAAAAAGCAAGGACAGATACCAGATCAATTCCCAGGATGATGAAATCTTTACTTTTGCAGGCCTGTATTCCTCATGGACAGATCCTGTGACGGATGAGATTAAAAATACCTACACCATGGTGACCACAAAAGCCAACGATCTGATGCAGTACATCCATAACCATAAGCTCAGGATGCCTATTATGCTCAAACGCCAGGATGAATCCGCATGGCTGGACCAGTCGGTGAAAATCGAGGATTTCGCTTTTCCCTATCAGGGAAACCTGATCGGCTTTCAAATCTAA
- the dnaE gene encoding DNA polymerase III subunit alpha, with product MLLNCHSFHSLRYGTIPLDDLIRQAGECGITAAALTDINTVTGIYDFIKGCQALGIKPLVGIEFRCAHRLRYIGLAKNAEGLAQMNRFLTGHNFSGAALPEKAPAFDSVYFIYALENAPLELSENEFIGIRPDQLTRLIMPELKKRISKMVILQPVVFRTKREYNLHRILRAVDLNDLLSKLTPEDCCRKSDVMIPEAELIALYKDYPEIIENTRYIIGHCNFEYDFQSPKNKKHYTKNKAGDIALLTTLAEEGLVWRYGRHNPEAKARVEKELKVINDLEFSGYFLITWDIIRYSNSRGFMHIGRGSGANSIIAYCLGITDICPLELDLYFERFLNENRKSPPDFDIDWSWQERDVILKYIFDRYGYENVAFCGTNVEFKYRSIFREVGKVFGLPKDELDLLAKNPMKFHEPNSIVKLVQEYGMMLEKYPNMRSMHSCGILISEEPLTDYTPLEMPPKGFPIVLFDMHTAEDIGFDKFDILSQRGIGHIDDTVKIIEQNRGLRINIRDTRLSKNEESANVYLAEGRTIGCFYIESPAMRGLLRRLKCDNYKTLVAASSIIRPGVAQSGMMKEYIFRHNNPSKFEYFHPVFEQQLGETYGIMVYQEDVIKIALHYGGLSAADGDILRRAMSGKGRSKAALQKVKDDFFIAAAAKGHPETLSREIYRQIESFAGYSFCKAHSASYAVESYQSLYLKVHYPIEFMVAVINNQGGFYRTEIYVHEARMAGAVIHTPCVNRSDYQTSLYGIDIYLGFMHLQGLDSKLSQFIAYERERNGLYKSLEDFINRVPMGIENVKVLIFIGAFRFTGKTKNQLLVQVSLLMNNFKPENRGLMLIREPAKEFKLPVLERSVFEDAFDEIELLNFPISCTVFDLLKTRHRGDVMVRDLLKHHKKEVRMLAYLISTKQVPTKRGNMYFGTWIDHEGAYFDTAHFPDSLANYPFQGGGCYLMRGIVEIDYHFPTITVSKLTKMPFIPDPRYSDSDKRFTTQHNIKQDVSSTHRQPYPQEHEINLPRHRMKF from the coding sequence ATGCTTCTCAACTGCCACTCTTTTCATTCGCTCCGCTACGGCACTATTCCCCTGGATGATCTGATAAGACAGGCAGGAGAATGCGGCATTACCGCGGCAGCGCTGACCGATATCAATACCGTAACGGGCATTTATGATTTCATAAAAGGCTGCCAGGCCCTGGGCATAAAGCCGCTCGTTGGAATCGAATTCCGCTGTGCCCACCGCCTGCGCTATATCGGGCTTGCCAAAAATGCGGAAGGTCTGGCCCAAATGAACCGGTTTCTCACCGGCCATAATTTCTCAGGCGCTGCGCTGCCTGAAAAGGCGCCCGCTTTTGATTCGGTGTATTTTATCTATGCTCTGGAAAATGCCCCTTTGGAACTCAGCGAAAATGAATTTATAGGCATTCGGCCCGACCAGCTCACGAGGCTTATCATGCCCGAGCTTAAAAAGAGGATTTCCAAAATGGTTATCCTGCAGCCCGTGGTGTTCCGCACCAAAAGGGAATACAATCTGCACAGGATCCTGCGCGCAGTTGACCTCAATGATCTGCTGTCCAAACTCACACCTGAGGACTGCTGCAGGAAATCGGATGTGATGATTCCTGAAGCGGAACTTATTGCCTTGTATAAAGACTATCCCGAGATCATCGAAAATACCCGATATATCATTGGGCACTGCAATTTCGAGTATGATTTCCAGAGCCCGAAAAACAAAAAGCATTACACCAAAAACAAAGCAGGAGATATTGCCCTTCTGACCACTCTTGCCGAAGAAGGCCTTGTCTGGCGGTACGGACGCCATAACCCTGAAGCGAAAGCCCGCGTGGAAAAAGAGCTCAAAGTGATCAACGATCTGGAATTCAGCGGCTATTTCCTGATCACCTGGGATATCATACGCTACAGCAACAGCCGGGGCTTTATGCACATCGGAAGGGGAAGCGGCGCCAACAGCATCATCGCCTACTGCCTTGGAATAACGGACATATGCCCGTTGGAGCTTGATCTGTATTTTGAGCGGTTTCTGAACGAGAACCGCAAGAGCCCTCCCGATTTCGATATTGACTGGTCGTGGCAGGAAAGGGATGTCATTTTGAAATACATCTTCGACCGCTACGGCTATGAGAATGTGGCTTTCTGCGGCACGAACGTGGAATTCAAGTACCGCTCCATATTCCGCGAAGTCGGCAAGGTATTCGGACTTCCGAAAGACGAGCTTGACCTGCTGGCCAAAAATCCCATGAAATTCCATGAGCCCAATTCCATTGTAAAATTGGTTCAGGAATACGGCATGATGCTGGAGAAATATCCCAATATGAGAAGCATGCATTCCTGCGGGATTCTGATCTCCGAAGAGCCCCTTACCGACTATACCCCTCTGGAAATGCCTCCGAAAGGGTTCCCCATTGTGCTTTTTGACATGCATACCGCTGAGGATATCGGTTTTGATAAATTCGACATCCTGAGCCAGCGCGGCATCGGGCATATTGATGATACCGTGAAAATAATTGAGCAGAACAGAGGACTGCGCATCAATATCCGTGACACGAGACTCTCCAAAAACGAAGAGTCCGCAAACGTGTATCTGGCGGAAGGGAGAACCATCGGATGCTTTTACATCGAGAGCCCCGCCATGCGCGGGCTTTTGCGCCGCCTGAAATGCGACAACTACAAAACCCTTGTGGCCGCCTCATCCATTATCCGTCCCGGTGTGGCGCAGTCCGGTATGATGAAGGAATACATCTTCCGGCATAACAACCCGTCAAAATTTGAGTATTTCCATCCCGTATTCGAGCAGCAGCTGGGGGAAACCTACGGCATTATGGTCTATCAGGAAGACGTGATCAAGATTGCACTTCATTACGGCGGGCTCTCGGCCGCTGACGGAGATATCCTGAGGCGCGCCATGTCGGGCAAGGGACGCTCAAAAGCGGCGCTTCAGAAAGTAAAGGATGATTTCTTTATCGCTGCAGCCGCAAAAGGGCATCCCGAAACGCTGAGCCGCGAGATCTACCGCCAGATCGAATCCTTTGCGGGCTATTCCTTCTGCAAGGCGCACTCCGCATCCTACGCCGTGGAAAGCTATCAGAGCCTTTACCTCAAGGTGCATTACCCTATTGAATTCATGGTGGCCGTGATCAACAATCAGGGAGGGTTTTACCGCACTGAAATCTACGTGCACGAAGCCAGAATGGCCGGCGCGGTTATCCATACGCCCTGCGTTAACAGAAGCGATTATCAGACTTCGCTTTACGGCATCGATATCTATCTGGGCTTTATGCACCTGCAGGGCCTGGATTCCAAACTCTCGCAGTTCATCGCCTATGAACGCGAAAGAAACGGCCTTTATAAATCGCTGGAAGATTTCATAAACAGGGTGCCGATGGGAATTGAGAATGTAAAGGTGCTGATTTTTATAGGCGCATTCCGCTTTACAGGCAAGACCAAAAACCAGCTGCTGGTGCAGGTCAGCCTTCTGATGAACAATTTCAAGCCGGAAAACCGCGGGCTGATGCTGATCCGCGAACCGGCAAAAGAGTTTAAGCTGCCTGTTCTGGAGCGTTCGGTTTTTGAGGATGCTTTTGATGAGATCGAGCTTTTGAATTTTCCCATATCCTGCACCGTTTTTGATCTGCTTAAGACCAGACACCGCGGAGATGTGATGGTACGTGATCTTTTGAAACACCATAAAAAAGAGGTCCGCATGCTGGCTTATCTGATCTCGACCAAGCAGGTCCCGACAAAAAGGGGCAATATGTATTTCGGGACATGGATCGATCATGAGGGCGCTTATTTTGATACAGCCCACTTCCCGGACAGTCTTGCCAATTATCCTTTTCAGGGAGGCGGATGCTACCTGATGCGCGGAATCGTGGAAATTGACTATCATTTTCCTACAATCACCGTTTCCAAATTAACAAAAATGCCTTTCATCCCCGATCCCAGATATTCGGATTCGGACAAGAGGTTTACCACCCAGCATAATATCAAACAGGATGTCAGCAGCACCCACCGCCAGCCTTATCCGCAGGAGCATGAAATCAATCTGCCGCGCCACAGAATGAAATTTTAG
- the dinB gene encoding DNA polymerase IV, producing the protein MNRAIVHIDMNTFFVSCERLINSELNGIPLIIGGGDRGVVASCSYEARKFGVRSAMPIHMAMKLCPQAKIMKGDMELYSRLSHDITEIIQEKAPVVEKASIDEFYLDITGMDRFYGSYKWTDELAQRITKETGLPLTFALSVNKTVSKIGTGEGKQKQNLEIPEHLVQSFLNPLSIRKIPMVGQKTFELLSRIGIRTIRTLSEMPAESLQQMIGKNGTELWKKANGIDNTPVEPYTERKSISTEHTFSQDTIDILKLSRILQGMVEKLAYELRAEEWLASTVTVKIRYANFDTETKQSRVQYTSADHILNQTVTDLFERLYQRRMRLRLIGVRFSGLVRGTYQIDLFNDTEEMLALYQAMDRMKNRYGFDAVMRCAGASFKPNNKDEILKRKK; encoded by the coding sequence ATGAACCGGGCAATTGTACACATCGACATGAACACGTTTTTCGTCTCCTGCGAAAGACTGATTAATTCTGAACTTAACGGAATACCGCTTATTATCGGCGGCGGGGACAGGGGCGTTGTGGCGTCCTGCTCCTACGAAGCCCGTAAATTCGGCGTGCGTTCGGCCATGCCCATACACATGGCCATGAAGCTCTGCCCTCAGGCCAAAATCATGAAGGGCGACATGGAGCTCTACTCGAGGCTCTCCCATGACATCACCGAAATCATCCAGGAAAAGGCGCCCGTGGTGGAAAAGGCCAGCATCGACGAGTTCTATCTCGACATCACCGGCATGGACCGTTTCTACGGAAGCTACAAATGGACAGATGAGCTGGCGCAGCGAATCACAAAGGAAACGGGCCTGCCCCTCACCTTTGCCCTTTCGGTCAACAAGACCGTATCGAAAATCGGCACGGGCGAAGGCAAGCAGAAGCAGAACCTTGAAATCCCGGAGCATCTGGTGCAGTCCTTCCTGAACCCGCTCTCCATTAGAAAAATTCCGATGGTCGGACAGAAAACCTTTGAGCTCCTTTCGAGAATCGGCATCCGCACCATCCGCACGCTCTCCGAAATGCCAGCCGAGTCCCTGCAGCAGATGATCGGAAAAAACGGCACCGAACTCTGGAAGAAAGCCAACGGCATCGACAACACGCCTGTGGAGCCATACACGGAAAGAAAGTCCATTTCCACCGAGCACACCTTCTCCCAGGATACCATTGATATATTGAAACTCAGCAGGATCCTGCAGGGAATGGTTGAAAAGCTGGCCTACGAGCTGCGCGCCGAAGAGTGGCTCGCTTCAACGGTGACTGTCAAAATACGCTACGCCAACTTCGATACCGAAACCAAGCAGTCCAGAGTCCAGTACACCTCGGCCGACCATATCCTGAACCAGACGGTGACGGATCTCTTTGAGAGGCTCTACCAGCGCCGCATGAGGCTGCGCCTTATCGGGGTGCGCTTCAGCGGGCTGGTCAGGGGAACCTATCAGATTGACCTGTTCAATGATACCGAGGAAATGCTTGCCCTGTATCAGGCCATGGACAGAATGAAGAACCGTTACGGCTTTGATGCCGTGATGCGGTGCGCCGGCGCATCGTTCAAACCCAATAACAAAGACGAAATTCTAAAACGTAAAAAATAA
- a CDS encoding response regulator, producing the protein MSKLHKSQKVIFIADDDEDDRMLFLDALEDLNLPAAVKAACDGQELLNTLEKTADRLPDMIFLDINMPIKNGFDCLAEIRSREDALKEVKIIMLSTSKSPDNIELCHKLGADLYAVEPSSFQGLNDLLQKVFEMDWSSFKKSSNKFLLASAGYPNYA; encoded by the coding sequence ATGTCCAAACTACATAAATCCCAGAAAGTTATATTTATAGCTGATGACGACGAAGACGACAGAATGCTGTTTTTAGATGCCCTCGAGGATTTAAACCTGCCGGCTGCCGTAAAGGCCGCCTGTGACGGACAGGAACTGCTCAATACCCTTGAGAAGACCGCAGACCGCCTGCCTGATATGATTTTTCTGGATATCAATATGCCCATCAAAAATGGATTTGACTGCCTTGCGGAAATCCGCAGCAGGGAAGATGCCCTGAAAGAAGTGAAGATCATCATGCTTTCCACAAGCAAAAGCCCTGACAATATCGAGCTCTGCCATAAACTCGGCGCTGATTTGTACGCTGTGGAACCCAGCAGTTTTCAGGGGCTGAACGACCTGCTGCAGAAAGTATTTGAAATGGACTGGAGCAGTTTTAAAAAAAGCAGCAATAAATTCCTGCTTGCCTCAGCAGGATATCCGAATTACGCTTAG